TGAAGTTGGTGAAGCAGTTGGTACAATCGCTGCTCAATCTATCGGGGAACCTGGTACACAGCTTACAATGCGTACCTTCCACACGGGTGGGGTTGCCTCAAATACCGATATCACTCAGGGTCTTCCTCGTGTCCAAGAAATCTTTGAAGCCCGCAATCCTAAAGGGGAAGCGGTTATCACAGAGGTTAAAGGACAAGTTACTGCTATCGAAGAAGATGCCTCAACTCGTACTAAGAAAGTCTTTGTTAAGGGCGAAACTGGCGAAGGTGAATACGTCGTACCATTTACAGCTCGTATGCGTGTCGAAGTTGGAGACCAAGTAGCGCGTGGTGCTGCTCTTACAGAAGGTTCTATCCAACCAAAACGTCTCCTTGCAGTTCGTGATGTCTTGTCAGTTGAAACTTACCTTCTCGGTGAAGTACAAAAAGTTTACCGTAGCCAAGGGGTAGAAATCGGTGACAAACACATCGAGGTAATGGTTCGTCAAATGATCCGTAAAGTCCGTGTCATGGATCCAGGTGACACAGATCTTCTTATGGGGACTCTCATGGATATCAATGACTTTACAGATGCTAACAAAGATGTCCTTATCGCAGGTGGAGTTCCAGCGACTGGTCGACCAGTCCTTATGGGAATTACCAAAGCCTCACTTGAAACCAACAGTTTCTTGTCAGCAGCTTCCTTCCAGGAAACAACTCGTGTCCTTACTGACGCAGCTATCCGTGGTAAGAAAGACCATCTCCTTGGACTCAAGGAAAATGTTATCATCGGTAAGATCATCCCAGCAGGTACTGGTATGGCCCGTTACCGTAACCTTGAACCACATGCTATCAACGAAGAAGAATACCTTAACCCTCCAGTAGAGGAAGAAGGAAATGAAGAAACAACAGAAGTAGTTGTGGATACTGCCGTTGAAACTGTGGAAGAAACAGTGGAATAAAAGAAATGAGAGAGCCTTAGGGTTCTCTTTCTCTTTTCTGAAAACTTTCTCCCTTTTTCCATGAAATGTGGTAAAATAAAAGAAAGAAGCTGACAAAGGAGACGGGTATGGAACAAACATTCTTTATCATTAAACCAGATGGTGTAAAAAGAGGGCTAGTTGGTGAAGTGTTGAAACGCATCGAACAACGTGGGTTTACAATCGAAAAATTGGAGTTGCGTACAAAGATTTCAGAAGAGCTGATTGACCAGCACTATCAGGACTTGGTTGGTCAAAGTTTTTACCCACCGATTCGTGAATTCATGACTTCAGGCCCAGTTCTTGTGGGTGTCATTTCTGGTCCTAAAGTAATCGAAACTTGGCGGACTATGATGGGTGCTACTCGTCCAGAAGAAGCTTTACCAGGGACTGTTCGAGGTGATTTTGCAAAAGCGGCTGGTGAAAACCAAGCTATTCAAAATATTGTACATGGTTCAGATTCAGAAGAGTCAGCTAAGCGAGAAATTGCTCTTTGGTTTTAAGAGTGGATTGGCTCAATCAATTGGTTAAAAGCTCATTTGAATAGAAAGTATAGTCAATTAGTTTAAGACATGACGCATGATATCAAACTATTTAGTCTGTGATATTGTGCTTTTTTGATTTCAAATTTATATTCTTCCAAAATCTCTTCAAATCACGTCAGTTCTATCTCCAACTTAAAAACAGTGTTTTGAGTAACCTGCGGCTAGCTTCCTAGTTTGCTCTTTGATTTTCATTGAGTATTAGTCTCTCATGTTTGTTTAGCGTCTTAAAAAGACATTTGAGAAGATTAGAAACAGTTCTCTCTTTTCTCCTAGTATAATGATTGGTAGGAAGGGAGAGAAAAGATGAAATCAATGAGAATCTTATTTTTGTTAGCTTTAATTCAAATCAGTTTGAGTAGCTGTTTCCTATGGAAAGAATGCATCTTGTCCTTTAAACAAAGTACAGCTTTTTTCATCGGAAGTATGGTCTTCGTTTCAGGAATCTGTGCTGGAGTAAATTATCTTTATACCCGTAAGCAAGAAGTCCATAGTGTCCTAGCCAGTAAGCAGTCAGTGAAGCTTTTTTACAGTATCCTGCTCTTAATTAATTTGTTAGGAGCTGTCCTTGTTTTGTCAGACAACTTGTTCATCAAAAATACGTTGCAGCAAGAATTAGTTGACTTTTTATTGCCATCCTTCTTTTTCCTATTTGGACTAGATTTGCTGATTTTTTTACCCTTGAAAAAATACATGCGCGATTTGCTTGCTATGCTAGACAGAAAAAAGACAGTGTTAGTGACTATTTTAGCAACACTTCTCTTCTTAAGAAATCCAATGACTATTGTCTCACTTCTGATGTATATTGGACTGGGTTTGTTTTTTGCAGCCTATCTTGTCCCAAATTCGGTTAAGAAGGAAGTTTCCTTTTATGGTCATATTTTCCGAGATCTTGTATTGGTCATTGCTACGCTCATTTTCTTTTAGAGAAAGCTTGTTTTTATGGATGTTATGATGGTAAGTTTAGCAGGAAAATAGACACAAAAGAAAAGTTTTTGGTATAATAAGAATATGTACACAAAAAATGAAGAAGAACTGCAAGCCTTAGGGGAGCGTTTAGGTCATCTATTAGAAAAGAATGATGTTTTAATCTTAACTGGAGAACTGGGCGCAGGTAAAACGACCTTTACTAAAGGACTTGCAAAAGGCTTACAGATTTCTCAGATGATTAAAAGTCCAACCTATACTATTGTGAGAGAATATGAGGGGCGTCTTCCGCTTTACCATTTAGATGTTTATCGTATTGAGGGAGATGCGGATTCCATTGATTTGGATGAATTTCTCTTTGGTGGAGGCGTGACTGTTATTGAGTGGGGGCATCTTTTAGGTGATGCTTTACCAGATACTTATTTAGAATTGGAAATTCTAAAAGAAGCAGATGGACGCCGTTTAAATTTTCAGGCAAAGGGATTGCGTGCTGAGAAATTGTTAGAGGAGCTTCAACATGGAGTATGAATTGCTCATCAGGGAAGCGGAGCCTAAAGATGCAGCTGAATTAGTGGCCTTTTTAAATCGTGTGAGTTTGGAGACAGACTTTACCAGCCTAGACGGAGATGGTATTCTCTTGACCAGTGAGGAGATGGAAATATTCCTCAACAAGCAGGCTAGTTCGGACAATCAGATAACCTTACTTGCATTTTTAAATGATAAAATTGCTGGTATTGTAAATATTACAGCTGACCAGCGCAAGAGAGTCCGTCATATTGGAGATCTCTTCATTGTGATTGGAAAAAGATATTGGAATAATGGCTTGGGAAGTTTGTTGCTAGAAGAAGCGATAGAATGGGCACAGGCTAGTGGCGTTCTGCGTCGTCTCCAGCTGACTGTCCAAACTCGTAATCAAGCAGCAATCCATCTTTATCAAAAGCATGGCTTTATAATCGAAGGTCGCCAAGAGCGTGGGGCATATATAGAAGAAGGGGAATTTATCGATGTTTACTTGATGGGTAAACTGATAGATTAGTAGAAATATGGTTAAAAAAATTATTGGAATGGTATTAGCTTTTCTAGCTGTGACAGTTTTAGGTGTCGGTGTTTTTGCGTATACTATTTATCAGCAAGGCACACAAACCTTATCAAAGACCTATAAAAAAATCGGAGAAGAAACCAAGGTTATTGAAGCAACAGAACCTTTGACCATTCTGTTAATGGGGGTTGATACTGGGAATGTAGAGCGTACAGATCAGTGGGCTGGAAATAGTGATTCCATGATTCTCTTGACTGTCAATCCACATACTAAGAAGACCATGATGCTGAGTTTGGAGCGTGATATCCTGACTAAAATTCAACATAAAGATGGTAGTATTGAAGAAGCGAAGTTAAACGCTGCCTATGCTGGTGGCGGTGCAGAACTTGCTATAGAAACAATTCAAAAGATGATGAATATCCATATCGATCGCTACATTATGGTTAATATGCAAGGATTGCAACAATTAGTCGATGCAGTGGGTGGAATTACGGTCAATAATACACTAGGTTTCCCGATCTCTATCAGTGACCAAGAAGAATTTAACACCATTTCTATCGGTGTTGGAGAGCAGACAATAAATGGAGAAGAAGCGCTTGTTTATTCACGCATGCGTTATCAAGACCCAGAAGGAGACTACGGTCGTCAAAAGCGTCAGCGTGAAGTCATTCAAAAAGTTGTTGAAAAAGTTCTTAGCTTGAATAGTGTTAGTCACTATCAGTCTATCTTAAAAGCCCTAAGTACTAATATGCAGACTAATATTGATTTATCTGCGAAAAGTATTCCAAGCTTGTTGGGCTACAAAGATTCATTTAAAACCATTGAAACACAACAGTTGAAGGGTGAAGGGGAGATGCTACAAGGCGTTTCTTATCAAATTGTTACGAGAAACCATATGTTGGAAATGCAGAATCTTTTGAGACGTTCTTTAGGACAAGAAGAGATTACTCAGCTTGAAACAAATGTTGTCTTATTTGAAGATTTATTTGGACGAGCACCTGTTGGTGACGAAGATAATTAATTTTCTTGATATAAATAAAAAAATCAATCGTGGGAAATTTCCTGCGATTTTTTCAAAAAAATACGAATAGATAGGTAGGAGGAAACATGAAAGCAGAAATCATTGCTGTTGGAACAGAGATTTTGACTGGACAGATTGTCAATACTAATGCTCAGTTTTTGTCGGAAAAACTGGCAGAGATTGGAGTAGACGTATATTTTCAGACGGCTGTAGGAGACAATGAAACTCGTCTCTTATCCCTGCTTGAGATTGCCAGTCAACGTAGTAATCTGGTGATTTTGACAGGTGGTTTGGGGCCAACTGAGGACGATTTGACTAAACAAACCCTAGCTAAATTCTTAGGGAAAAAATTAGTCTTTGATTCTCAGACTCAGGATAAGTTGGATGTCTTTTTTGCCCAGAGACCAGACTATGCCCGAACACCGAATAACGAAAGACAAGCTCAGATTGTAGAAGGAGCGACTCCACTGCCAAACGAAACAGGGCTGGCTGTGGGAGGAATGTTGGAAGTCAATGGAGTGACCTACGTCGTCCTTCCAGGTCCACCAAGTGAATTGAAACCTATGGTCTTAAACCAACTTCTACCTAAGTTGATGACAGGGAGCAAGCTGTATTCCCGAGTTCTTCGTTTCTTTGGAATTGGCGAAAGTCAGCTGGTGACGATTTTGGCTGATTTGATTGAGAATCAAACAGATCCGACCTTGGCGCCTTATGCAAAGACAGGAGAGGTAACACTGCGCTTGTCAACAAAAGCTAGCAGTCAAGAAGAGGCTAATCGAGTGCTGAATATCTTGGAGAATCAAATCTTGAATCGCCAGACTTTTGAAGGCCTTTCTTTACGAGAGCTTTGTTATGGGTATGGGGAAGAAACTAGTTTAGCCAGCATTGTGGTAGAAGAACTGAAAAGGCAAGGGAAAACTATCACAGCTGCAGAAAGCTTGACGGCAGGTCTTTTCCAAGCTACCGTGGCGGATTTTTCTGGAGCTTCAAGTATATTTAAGGGTGGTTTTGTGACCTATAGCTTGGAGGAAAAATCAAAGATGTTGGATATTCCTGTCAAGGATTTGGAAGAACATGGTGTAGTGTCTGAATTTACAGCTCAAAAGATGGCTGAGCAGGCACGAAGCAAGACCCAGTCTGATTTTGGCCTTAGTTTGACTGGAGTGGCAGGACCAGATAGCCTAGAAGGGCACCCAGCTGGGACAGTCTTCATAGGCTTGGCTCAAGAGCATGGAACTGAGGTCATCAAGGTCAATATTGGAGGCAGAAGTCGAGCGGATGTACGTCACATTGCGGTTATGCATGCCTTTAACCTAGTTCGCAAGGCTTTATTAAGTGACTAACTTTTGATATAATAGTAGATAGGTCTGAGGACCATTAGAATGTAGGAGAATAGAATGGCGAAAAAACCAAAAAAATTAGATGAAATTTCAAAAAAATTCGGGGCAGAACGTGAAAAAGCCTTGAATGATGCTCTTAAATTGATTGAGAAAGACTTTGGTAAAGGATCAATCATGCGTTTGGGTGAACGTGCCGAGCAAAAGGTGCAAGTGATGAGTTCAGGTTCTTTGGCCCTTGACATTGCCCTTGGTTCAGGTGGTTATCCTAAGGGGCGTATCATCGAAATCTATGGGCCAGAGTCATCTGGTAAGACAACGGTTGCCCTTCATGCAGTTGCGCAAGCGCAAAAAGAAGGTGGTATTGCAGCCTTTATCGATGCGGAGCATGCCCTCGATCCAGCTTATGCTGCGGCTCTTGGTGTCAACATTGACGAATTGCTCTTGTCTCAACCAGACTCAGGAGAGCAAGGTCTTGAGATTGCAGGAAAATTGATTGACTCAGGTGCTGTAGACCTTGTCGTGGTCGACTCAGTTGCGGCCCTTGTACCTCGTGCGGAAATTGATGGAGATATCGGTGATAGCCACGTTGGTTTGCAGGCTCGTATGATGAGCCAGGCCATGCGTAAGCTCGGTGCTTCTATCAATAAAACAAAAACTATTGCCATCTTTATCAACCAATTGCGTGAAAAGGTTGGGGTCATGTTTGGAAATCCAGAAACAACTCCTGGTGGACGTGCTCTGAAATTCTACGCATCAGTCCGTTTGGATGTTCGTGGAAGTACACAAATCAAGGGAACTGGTGACCAAAAAGATACCAATGTCGGTAAGGAAACTAAAATCAAGGTCGTGAAAAACAAGGTGGCTCCACCATTTAAGGAAGCTTTCGTTGAAATCATGTACGGAGAAGGGATTTCTAAGACTGGTGAGCTTTTGAAAATCGCAAGCGATTTGGATATCATCAAAAAAGCAGGAGCTTGGTACTCTTACAAGGATGAGAAAATCGGGCAAGGTTCTGAAAATGCTAAGAAATACTTGGCAGATCACCCAGAAATCTTTGATGAAATTGACCATCAAGTCCGTGTTCAATTTGGTTTGGTTGATGGAGAAGAAGCTTCTGTAGAAGGTGTTGAAACTAAAAAAGATGAAGCAGTTCAAGCAGACTCTGTGAATGAAGAAGTCACACTTGATCTAGGCGATGAACTTGAAATCGAAATTGAAGAATAAGCTGTCAAAGTAGTGGAGAACATCCGCTACTTTTTTGTTGCCTTGTTCTGGTTTTTAGCTCACGCATAGTTTGCTGTTTCTTGTCGCTCCTCTAGAAAGCTGATATAATAGCCTTATGAATAAAAAACGAACAGTAGACTTGATTCATGGTCCAATTCTTCCCTCGCTCTTAAGCTTCGCCTTTCCAATCCTGCTGTCCAATATTTTTCAACAACTCTATAACACTGCTGATGTCTTGATTGTTGGGCGTTTTCTTGGTCAAGAATCCTTGGCGGCAGTAGGGGCTACAACGGCCATTTTTGACCTGATTGTAGGTTTTACTCTTGGTGTTGGCAATGGGATGGGGATTGTCATTGCTCGCTATTATGGGGCTCGGAATTTCACTAAAATTAAAGAAGCGGTAGCAGCTACCTGGATTTTAGGCGCTCTTTTGAGTATTGTGGTTATGTTGCTGGGATTTCTTGGTTTGTATCCTCTTTTACAGTACCTAGATACCCCTGCTGAAATCCTCCCTCAATCCTATCAATATATTTCTATGATTGTGACCTGTGTTGGTGTCAGCTTTGCTTATAATCTTTTTGCAGGCTTGTTGCGGTCTATTGGGGACAGTCTGGCTGCGCTTGGTTTTTTGATTTTCTCTGCTCTTGTCAATGTGGTTCTGGATCTCTATTTTATTACGCAACTGCAACTGGGAGTTCAATCTGCGGGACTTGCTACCATCATTTCGCAAGGCTTATCAGCGGTTCTTTGCTTTTATTATATCCGCAAGAGTGTGCCAGAACTTTTGCCTCAACTCAAGCATTTCAAATGGGATAAGGCCTTGTACGCGGATCTCTTGGAGCAAGGTTTGGCTATGGGTTTGATGAGTTCAATTGTGTCCATCGGCAGTGTGATTTTACAGTCTTCAGTTAATACCTTTGGTGCAGTAATTATTAGCGCCCAGACGGCGGCTCGACGCATTATGGCCTTCGCCCTTCTTCCTATGACCGCTATTTCTGCATCAATGACGACCTTTGCTTCTCAGAATCTAGGAGCTAAGCGCCCAGACCGGATTGTTCAAGGACTTCGAATCGGCAGTCGTTTAAGTATATCCTGGGCAGTTTTTGTTTGTGTCTTTCTCTTTTTTGCCAGTCCTGCCTTGGTTTCCTTCTTGGCTAGTTCGACGGATAGCTACTTGGTAGAAAATGGAAGTCTCTATCTGCAAATCAGCTCAGCCTTTTATACAATTTTGAGCCTCTTGTTGATTTATCGCAATTGTTTGCAGGGCTTGGGGCAAAAAATCCTTCCTCTGGTTTCTAGCTTTATCGAACTAATCGGGAA
Above is a genomic segment from Streptococcus sp. SN-1 containing:
- a CDS encoding GNAT family N-acetyltransferase codes for the protein MEYELLIREAEPKDAAELVAFLNRVSLETDFTSLDGDGILLTSEEMEIFLNKQASSDNQITLLAFLNDKIAGIVNITADQRKRVRHIGDLFIVIGKRYWNNGLGSLLLEEAIEWAQASGVLRRLQLTVQTRNQAAIHLYQKHGFIIEGRQERGAYIEEGEFIDVYLMGKLID
- the ndk gene encoding nucleoside-diphosphate kinase; translated protein: MEQTFFIIKPDGVKRGLVGEVLKRIEQRGFTIEKLELRTKISEELIDQHYQDLVGQSFYPPIREFMTSGPVLVGVISGPKVIETWRTMMGATRPEEALPGTVRGDFAKAAGENQAIQNIVHGSDSEESAKREIALWF
- a CDS encoding competence/damage-inducible protein A, yielding MKAEIIAVGTEILTGQIVNTNAQFLSEKLAEIGVDVYFQTAVGDNETRLLSLLEIASQRSNLVILTGGLGPTEDDLTKQTLAKFLGKKLVFDSQTQDKLDVFFAQRPDYARTPNNERQAQIVEGATPLPNETGLAVGGMLEVNGVTYVVLPGPPSELKPMVLNQLLPKLMTGSKLYSRVLRFFGIGESQLVTILADLIENQTDPTLAPYAKTGEVTLRLSTKASSQEEANRVLNILENQILNRQTFEGLSLRELCYGYGEETSLASIVVEELKRQGKTITAAESLTAGLFQATVADFSGASSIFKGGFVTYSLEEKSKMLDIPVKDLEEHGVVSEFTAQKMAEQARSKTQSDFGLSLTGVAGPDSLEGHPAGTVFIGLAQEHGTEVIKVNIGGRSRADVRHIAVMHAFNLVRKALLSD
- a CDS encoding LCP family protein, producing the protein MVKKIIGMVLAFLAVTVLGVGVFAYTIYQQGTQTLSKTYKKIGEETKVIEATEPLTILLMGVDTGNVERTDQWAGNSDSMILLTVNPHTKKTMMLSLERDILTKIQHKDGSIEEAKLNAAYAGGGAELAIETIQKMMNIHIDRYIMVNMQGLQQLVDAVGGITVNNTLGFPISISDQEEFNTISIGVGEQTINGEEALVYSRMRYQDPEGDYGRQKRQREVIQKVVEKVLSLNSVSHYQSILKALSTNMQTNIDLSAKSIPSLLGYKDSFKTIETQQLKGEGEMLQGVSYQIVTRNHMLEMQNLLRRSLGQEEITQLETNVVLFEDLFGRAPVGDEDN
- a CDS encoding MATE family efflux transporter, with amino-acid sequence MNKKRTVDLIHGPILPSLLSFAFPILLSNIFQQLYNTADVLIVGRFLGQESLAAVGATTAIFDLIVGFTLGVGNGMGIVIARYYGARNFTKIKEAVAATWILGALLSIVVMLLGFLGLYPLLQYLDTPAEILPQSYQYISMIVTCVGVSFAYNLFAGLLRSIGDSLAALGFLIFSALVNVVLDLYFITQLQLGVQSAGLATIISQGLSAVLCFYYIRKSVPELLPQLKHFKWDKALYADLLEQGLAMGLMSSIVSIGSVILQSSVNTFGAVIISAQTAARRIMAFALLPMTAISASMTTFASQNLGAKRPDRIVQGLRIGSRLSISWAVFVCVFLFFASPALVSFLASSTDSYLVENGSLYLQISSAFYTILSLLLIYRNCLQGLGQKILPLVSSFIELIGKITFVVLIIPWAGYKGVILCEPLIWVAMTIQLYFSLFRHPLIKEGKEILATKVPS
- the tsaE gene encoding tRNA (adenosine(37)-N6)-threonylcarbamoyltransferase complex ATPase subunit type 1 TsaE — encoded protein: MYTKNEEELQALGERLGHLLEKNDVLILTGELGAGKTTFTKGLAKGLQISQMIKSPTYTIVREYEGRLPLYHLDVYRIEGDADSIDLDEFLFGGGVTVIEWGHLLGDALPDTYLELEILKEADGRRLNFQAKGLRAEKLLEELQHGV
- the recA gene encoding recombinase RecA, yielding MAKKPKKLDEISKKFGAEREKALNDALKLIEKDFGKGSIMRLGERAEQKVQVMSSGSLALDIALGSGGYPKGRIIEIYGPESSGKTTVALHAVAQAQKEGGIAAFIDAEHALDPAYAAALGVNIDELLLSQPDSGEQGLEIAGKLIDSGAVDLVVVDSVAALVPRAEIDGDIGDSHVGLQARMMSQAMRKLGASINKTKTIAIFINQLREKVGVMFGNPETTPGGRALKFYASVRLDVRGSTQIKGTGDQKDTNVGKETKIKVVKNKVAPPFKEAFVEIMYGEGISKTGELLKIASDLDIIKKAGAWYSYKDEKIGQGSENAKKYLADHPEIFDEIDHQVRVQFGLVDGEEASVEGVETKKDEAVQADSVNEEVTLDLGDELEIEIEE